A genome region from Manis pentadactyla isolate mManPen7 chromosome 5, mManPen7.hap1, whole genome shotgun sequence includes the following:
- the EPGN gene encoding epigen isoform X2 — translation MAFTVPVSVYLLFHAMTALTEEAAGTITPTITTQQSNWTVNKTEAAYTEGHIALRFSHPCLEDHNSYCINGVCAFHHELEKAICRCFTGYTGERCEHLTLTSYAMDSYEKYIAIGIGVGLLLSGFLAIFYCYIRKRCLNLKSPYNVCSGGRPL, via the exons ATGGCGTTCACAGTTCCAGTATCAGTCTATCTCCTATTCCACG cAATGACAGCCCTGACTGAAGAGGCAGCCGGGACCATAACACCCACCATCACAACCCAGCAAAGTAACTGGACAGTTAATAAAACAGAAG CTGCCTACACAGAAGGACACATAGCCTTGAGGTTCTCACACCCTTGCCTGGAAGACCACAATAGTTACTGCATCAACGGTGTTTGTGCATTCCACCATGAGCTGGAGAAAGCCATCTGCAG gtgtTTTACTGGTTATACTGGAGAGAGGTGTGAGCATTTGACCTTAACTTCATATGCTATGGATTCTTATGAAAAATACATCGCAATTGGGATTGGTGTTGGATTATTATTAAGTGGATTTCTTGCTATTTTTTATTGCTACATAAGAAAAAg GTGTCTAAATCTGAAATCGCCTTACAACGTCTGTTCCGGAGGAAGACCACTATGA
- the EPGN gene encoding epigen isoform X1, whose amino-acid sequence MAFTVPVSVYLLFHAMTALTEEAAGTITPTITTQQSNWTVNKTEAVLGSSRKRKGYSCFLFWQMKRHQGKPCQDSSLRPESMLPPLGKLESILDVISKAAYTEGHIALRFSHPCLEDHNSYCINGVCAFHHELEKAICRCFTGYTGERCEHLTLTSYAMDSYEKYIAIGIGVGLLLSGFLAIFYCYIRKRCLNLKSPYNVCSGGRPL is encoded by the exons ATGGCGTTCACAGTTCCAGTATCAGTCTATCTCCTATTCCACG cAATGACAGCCCTGACTGAAGAGGCAGCCGGGACCATAACACCCACCATCACAACCCAGCAAAGTAACTGGACAGTTAATAAAACAGAAG CTGTTCTAGGTAGTTCACGTAAGAGGAAGGGGTATTCTTGCTTCCTCTTCTGGCAAATGAAGAGACATCAGGGAAAGCCTTGTCAAGATAGCTCCCTAAGACCAGAGTCAATGCTGCCACCTCTTGGCAAACTTGAATCTATACTTGATGTCATTTCTAAAG CTGCCTACACAGAAGGACACATAGCCTTGAGGTTCTCACACCCTTGCCTGGAAGACCACAATAGTTACTGCATCAACGGTGTTTGTGCATTCCACCATGAGCTGGAGAAAGCCATCTGCAG gtgtTTTACTGGTTATACTGGAGAGAGGTGTGAGCATTTGACCTTAACTTCATATGCTATGGATTCTTATGAAAAATACATCGCAATTGGGATTGGTGTTGGATTATTATTAAGTGGATTTCTTGCTATTTTTTATTGCTACATAAGAAAAAg GTGTCTAAATCTGAAATCGCCTTACAACGTCTGTTCCGGAGGAAGACCACTATGA